Part of the Verrucomicrobiia bacterium genome is shown below.
GGCCATCTTGAGCTCGTCCGCGATCTGCTGGTTCTTCTGCTGCAGCTGGCGGGTCCGCTCCTCCAAGGCGAGTTCAGCCTTTTTCCGTGCCGTGATGTCCCGGGAAATTCCGAAGGTGCCGATGATGCGTCCCGACGGATCCCGCAGCGGCATCTTCGTCGTGGATACCCAGGAAATGCTGCCGTCGGGCCACGTTTCCATTTCCTCGATTCCCACGAGCGGTTTCCCCGTGCGAATGGCTTCCTGCTCGTCCTCCCGCGCCTGTTGGGCGTGCTCGGCGCTGAAGAAGTCCGCATCGGTTTTCCCAAGCGCGTGAAGCGGATTCTCGAGACCGAAACGCCGCGCGTGTGCCTGATTGATCCTGATGAACCGGCTCTCGCAATCTTTGAAGTAAATCGCGTCAGGGATGTTGTTCATCAAAATTTCCAGCAGGTGCCGGTCACGGCGCGAAGCGGCCTGGGCAGCGTGGCGGGCCAGCGCCTTGCGAACGGCGCTGGCGACCGCCGCGGTTGAAGTGCTGGAGCGGACAAGAAAATCCTGCGCACCGGCGTGAAGCACGGCTTCACCAGATTGTTCGCCGCCTTCCCCGATCAAAACCACGAACGCGGAATGAGGCGCGGCGCGGTGCACTTGGCCGAACAATTCCAATGCAGTTGCGGACGATTGCGACACGTCGAGCAACACGAGGTCGAAGGACTCCGAACGCAGCAGCGACAAGGCGGTATCGGAATCTGCCGCGGAGACGACTTCGAAGCCGTGGCGCCGCAACTCTGGACCGAATCCGGGCGGGGCTTCGATCGCCAGGAGATGGTGCGAAACCGTGGGCATTGGGCGAAAGATAGGCAAAGGATTCGTGATGTCCAGCAGCCGCATGCGTGAGACGACGGCAGGGCCGCCCGGCAGCCACGCGGAATTCACAACCAGGGCCGATTCAAGATTCCTCTTCGATTGGCTGAATTTTATTTCACGATTGTGCAAATTCGCGCAGAGCGGTCGAACATCGACAGGCTTGAGCGATGGCCTTCTCGCAGTTTGTTGCAGTCGTGAAAATGGTCCAACGGTGATAAAACCTGCTGTTGACAGGGCTGGGATGCACGTGACGAAGCGGGCACTGCAAAGTTCTTGCTTGCTGGCATTTTCCCTGCTGAACTCCGCAACCATAGTTCAAGACCGAACCCGTGGCGCAGTTGGATTGAACAACCAATTCAGTCACACACAAACACTCAAAATGGCGAAATACAAATTAGAATATATCTGGCTGGACGGGTATGAGCCCGTTCCCAATCTTCGTGGCAAGACTCAGGTGAAGGAATTTGCGGCGTTCCCGAAACTGGAAGAGCTGCCGATGTGGGGATTCGACGGCAGTTCCACCCGCCAGGCCGAAGGCCGCAGCTCCGACTGCATGCTGAAACCTGTGGCCGTTTACCCCGACAGCACCCGCAAGAATGGGGCGCTG
Proteins encoded:
- a CDS encoding SpoIIE family protein phosphatase, which gives rise to MNSAWLPGGPAVVSRMRLLDITNPLPIFRPMPTVSHHLLAIEAPPGFGPELRRHGFEVVSAADSDTALSLLRSESFDLVLLDVSQSSATALELFGQVHRAAPHSAFVVLIGEGGEQSGEAVLHAGAQDFLVRSSTSTAAVASAVRKALARHAAQAASRRDRHLLEILMNNIPDAIYFKDCESRFIRINQAHARRFGLENPLHALGKTDADFFSAEHAQQAREDEQEAIRTGKPLVGIEEMETWPDGSISWVSTTKMPLRDPSGRIIGTFGISRDITARKKAELALEERTRQLQQKNQQIADELKMARELQLAMLPQRFPCLPPHLPYPESALEFFSLFLPNGAVSGDFYDVVELSDTTVGVFICDVMGHDVRAALITAMMRSLVQDLGHASADPGKLLGQINHALAGVFKLSGTTMFATALYLIADVDKGELRYASAAHPDAIHVRRAAAEVEPLGGAAKSKGPALGLFEDAIFPTARQDIAVGDLLLLFTDGLIEAEGHNHECFSVERLMAAVKARSHLPTAELFAKVMADIQQFCGCAEFTDDVSVVGVGVRRVGPAPESSCPIGAPDLAQNV